In Thalassoglobus sp. JC818, a single window of DNA contains:
- a CDS encoding M50 family metallopeptidase, whose amino-acid sequence MKRLNQFILITSFIPFCWLAFMAIHELGHVIAGLTTGGAITKVVLHPLAISRTDVSLNPSPLVTVWAGPVIGVVVPLIVWGLFRKFRIPGDNLARFLAGFCMIANGA is encoded by the coding sequence ATGAAACGGCTCAACCAGTTCATACTGATCACCTCGTTCATTCCATTCTGCTGGCTTGCTTTCATGGCAATTCATGAACTGGGGCATGTCATCGCTGGTCTCACGACGGGAGGGGCAATTACGAAGGTGGTTCTCCATCCATTGGCCATTTCGCGAACAGACGTTTCACTGAATCCTAGTCCTTTGGTGACTGTTTGGGCTGGACCGGTCATTGGTGTTGTGGTGCCACTTATAGTTTGGGGCCTCTTTCGGAAATTCAGAATTCCCGGTGACAATCTTGCTCGATTCCTGGCAGGCTTTTGCATGATCGCGAATGGTGCCTAA
- a CDS encoding DUF1552 domain-containing protein, with protein sequence MNWQIDRRTFLRSSAGAALPLPFLNLMERQASGAVAEQPPVRFMTLFKPNGVHPPSWNINGGQEFDFRMSPLMQPFAKHKDDLLILDNMGDFGFSSHASSTRRFLSGHHENKTSASIDQLIADQISDGTSHRSLELTTEGLFPNQIGCSYISYDQNGDAIPRESDPQLVFDRLFRNPMSHPDKRKEMTSLLDRVSDDARSLARRAGKEDRQTLEQYLTVVRETEKRLQTMKSNAQPKTELNGLQRPSIPGNLDEQVESMLDLISLALWTDSTRCITYMLGNSNSRMIFDFLGVKEQHHYLSHFFRNFSRENIDGLMKISLWHMAKFDSLLNRLKSYKDHHGTLLDHSVVLFGSGMGHSDNHTVTRIPLILAGRGGGMIKTGRYVRYSENQQLGRLHLALLQKFGVEVDSFAGSTHPLPGLDASDYTPFRERPFDSWVRHEEGTITVQGRLRLSEDLNEARIFFVDVEGASPVKVDVEFRDFHQFNLPYHCGTPINLTGTGTEIQGQLSITKVTQLKSLFGKDPGTLNG encoded by the coding sequence ATGAACTGGCAGATCGATCGACGAACTTTCCTGAGAAGCTCTGCCGGCGCGGCACTTCCACTGCCGTTCTTAAATCTGATGGAACGTCAAGCTTCCGGTGCTGTCGCTGAGCAACCTCCTGTTCGGTTCATGACATTGTTTAAGCCAAACGGTGTTCATCCTCCGAGTTGGAACATCAACGGTGGGCAGGAATTTGACTTCCGCATGTCGCCGCTCATGCAACCCTTCGCGAAGCATAAAGACGACCTGCTGATCCTGGACAACATGGGCGATTTCGGCTTCTCATCACACGCCAGTTCGACTCGGCGTTTTCTGAGCGGGCACCATGAAAACAAAACTTCTGCCTCGATCGATCAACTTATTGCAGATCAAATCAGTGATGGGACGTCGCATCGATCACTGGAGTTGACCACCGAAGGGCTCTTCCCGAATCAAATCGGTTGCAGCTATATCTCCTATGATCAAAACGGAGACGCCATTCCTCGCGAAAGCGATCCGCAACTCGTTTTCGATCGCCTGTTTCGCAATCCGATGAGCCACCCCGACAAGCGGAAGGAAATGACAAGCTTGTTGGATCGAGTTTCGGATGATGCAAGATCACTAGCTCGGCGGGCCGGCAAAGAAGATCGTCAGACCTTGGAACAATATCTGACTGTAGTTCGCGAAACGGAGAAGCGACTGCAAACGATGAAATCCAACGCTCAGCCGAAGACGGAGTTGAACGGACTCCAGCGCCCTTCAATTCCGGGGAATCTGGACGAACAGGTCGAATCGATGCTCGACTTGATTTCCCTGGCACTGTGGACAGATTCCACGCGTTGCATCACATACATGCTGGGCAACAGCAATAGCCGCATGATCTTTGATTTCCTGGGTGTTAAAGAACAGCACCACTATCTCTCGCACTTCTTCAGAAACTTCTCGCGAGAGAATATCGACGGGCTGATGAAGATTAGTTTATGGCATATGGCGAAGTTCGACTCGCTGCTGAATCGACTGAAGTCCTACAAGGACCATCACGGGACACTCCTCGATCACAGCGTGGTCCTGTTCGGATCGGGCATGGGCCACAGCGACAATCACACGGTTACTCGCATTCCGCTCATTCTAGCGGGACGAGGTGGAGGCATGATCAAGACGGGACGCTATGTCCGCTATTCCGAGAATCAACAGCTGGGACGGCTTCATCTCGCTTTGCTGCAAAAGTTCGGTGTCGAAGTTGACTCCTTCGCCGGTTCCACACATCCACTGCCTGGGCTCGATGCGTCAGATTATACACCGTTCCGGGAACGACCTTTCGACAGTTGGGTTCGCCACGAAGAAGGAACCATCACTGTCCAGGGCCGTTTGCGTCTTTCGGAAGACCTCAACGAGGCCCGTATTTTCTTTGTCGATGTGGAAGGTGCGTCGCCTGTTAAAGTAGACGTCGAATTTCGGGATTTTCACCAGTTCAATCTCCCCTACCACTGTGGAACTCCAATCAACCTGACAGGTACCGGAACCGAGATACAGGGCCAACTCTCAATTACCAAGGTGACTCAACTCAAATCACTCTTTGGAAAAGACCCAGGCACTCTTAACGGCTAA
- a CDS encoding DUF1592 domain-containing protein, translated as MKQYCIRCHGAEDDVYGEVNFLEIQSPAKLDEAFEIWERAAELVVDGSMPPEDELQPTPMQREQFKHWYQKRFVESVQPHPGYLRPRRLSVVEYRNTLQSLLGFELDVVIREAEQTVSETSLVLKLLPIDPPGPSRFKNDTSANPLTTLAWNQYSYIIDNALERLFSPQYQSELEAFTGPIDGDFLTEQQAKRMLRTLIPRAYRRTVDDSVVSRSVSEVTGYQGSDLEIRLRREIKTILMSPQFLFRGLLLDVPRDQRVPVDDFELAERLSYFLWADMPDQELLNLAAEGQLGQADVYHAQIDRMLASPKARSLAEDFGVQWFSLSEIEHVSNNPPVADALFTQAVDFLDYLFRHDRPLTELIDSDVSFINPHTAKYYPNDRVQMAKYSKQKGIEVERVPNQQITLNNTMERGGLLTMPGVLAMNKGPIQRGTWILERVLGEHLPDPPADVGQVAASPPGEELTFRQRFEQHRSNATCAVCHDKIDPLGFSLQEYDDNGEFIAQARESTRKKKKQSEWVELDLPIDSSGQLSSGERFDDFNGLKRLLVTTQRERVTHNIVETMMAYGLCRKLEAYDRAAIERIVEELDENHGTFRDLIHKIADSLPFKETVVLGNE; from the coding sequence TTGAAGCAATACTGCATCCGCTGTCACGGAGCTGAAGACGATGTTTACGGGGAGGTGAACTTTCTCGAAATCCAATCTCCTGCAAAATTGGATGAGGCATTTGAAATCTGGGAGAGAGCGGCTGAACTGGTGGTTGATGGTTCAATGCCGCCAGAAGATGAACTGCAACCGACACCCATGCAGAGAGAGCAGTTCAAGCATTGGTATCAGAAACGATTTGTTGAGTCCGTTCAGCCGCATCCGGGATACCTCCGCCCGCGCAGGCTTTCCGTGGTTGAATATCGAAATACTTTGCAGTCATTGTTGGGTTTTGAGCTCGACGTCGTCATTCGGGAAGCGGAGCAGACCGTTTCCGAAACTTCACTTGTCTTGAAGTTATTGCCCATCGATCCCCCCGGACCGAGTCGGTTCAAGAATGACACGTCAGCTAATCCGCTTACAACGCTTGCCTGGAATCAATATTCGTACATCATCGACAATGCTTTGGAGCGACTGTTCTCGCCTCAATATCAATCGGAACTGGAAGCTTTCACCGGGCCGATCGATGGTGATTTTCTCACCGAACAGCAAGCCAAGCGAATGCTGAGAACGCTCATTCCTCGAGCGTATCGACGGACAGTGGATGATTCCGTGGTGAGCAGATCGGTCTCGGAAGTGACTGGCTACCAAGGTTCCGATTTGGAGATCCGGCTTCGACGAGAGATCAAGACAATCCTGATGTCGCCTCAGTTTCTCTTTAGAGGATTGTTGCTGGACGTTCCACGTGACCAACGAGTTCCGGTGGATGATTTCGAGTTGGCCGAGCGTCTAAGTTATTTCCTCTGGGCTGATATGCCGGATCAAGAATTATTAAACCTCGCGGCAGAAGGACAACTGGGGCAGGCGGACGTTTATCACGCTCAAATCGATCGTATGTTAGCTTCTCCCAAAGCGAGATCCTTGGCCGAGGACTTCGGAGTTCAGTGGTTTTCGCTGAGCGAGATCGAACACGTTTCCAACAATCCACCTGTAGCGGATGCACTCTTCACTCAAGCTGTCGATTTTCTGGACTATCTGTTCCGACATGATCGACCGCTCACGGAACTGATTGATTCCGACGTCAGCTTCATTAACCCGCACACTGCGAAGTACTACCCGAACGATCGCGTTCAAATGGCGAAATACTCCAAGCAGAAAGGGATCGAAGTCGAAAGGGTTCCCAATCAGCAAATCACATTGAACAACACCATGGAGAGAGGTGGCCTGCTGACAATGCCGGGAGTCTTGGCCATGAACAAAGGTCCCATTCAGCGTGGAACCTGGATTCTGGAACGTGTTCTTGGTGAACATTTACCTGACCCACCAGCAGATGTGGGCCAGGTCGCAGCGAGCCCACCGGGAGAAGAACTTACATTTCGTCAACGCTTTGAGCAGCACCGCAGCAACGCAACGTGCGCCGTCTGTCATGACAAAATCGACCCACTCGGCTTCTCGCTTCAGGAGTATGACGACAACGGTGAGTTTATTGCCCAAGCCAGGGAGTCAACTCGCAAGAAAAAGAAACAGAGCGAATGGGTTGAACTCGATTTGCCAATCGACTCCAGCGGTCAACTCTCCTCTGGAGAACGCTTTGATGACTTCAACGGGCTCAAGAGGCTGCTCGTAACGACTCAACGGGAACGTGTCACCCATAACATCGTCGAAACCATGATGGCTTATGGTCTCTGTCGGAAACTGGAAGCATATGATCGTGCCGCAATTGAACGAATCGTTGAAGAACTTGATGAAAACCATGGCACGTTCCGTGATCTGATTCATAAAATCGCTGACAGCTTGCCGTTTAAAGAAACAGTCGTTCTCGGCAACGAATAA
- a CDS encoding SDR family oxidoreductase, translated as MTPLKNKNAIVTGASRGIGAAIAVALAEAGANVAINFVGSTVEAENVAEQCRSYGVKARLAQADIGVQSEVERIVAETVDEFGGLDIAVSNAAYSDRELFYEADMDGFEKTIQVTMWGAFYLLRAAARHMIATQTQGAIVIVSSPHSWRPIPGAMAYNMSKAAIDQMARTAATELCSKRIRVNTMHPGWIDTPGERKFFSEEKLAEKGAELPWGRLGKPEEIARGVVFMCDPASDYMTGSSMLIDGGIELPVEEMHRLEMPENVS; from the coding sequence GTGACACCACTCAAAAACAAAAATGCGATTGTCACAGGAGCCAGTCGAGGTATCGGCGCGGCGATTGCCGTTGCTCTGGCTGAAGCTGGTGCCAATGTGGCCATCAACTTTGTAGGCTCGACCGTTGAAGCGGAGAACGTGGCGGAGCAATGCCGCAGCTACGGAGTGAAAGCTCGATTGGCTCAAGCGGACATTGGTGTTCAGTCGGAAGTCGAACGGATCGTTGCGGAAACAGTCGACGAGTTCGGCGGGCTGGACATCGCAGTCTCAAACGCAGCTTACAGTGATCGCGAGTTGTTCTACGAAGCCGACATGGACGGATTCGAAAAGACGATTCAAGTCACGATGTGGGGTGCATTCTATCTGCTGAGAGCCGCTGCGCGTCACATGATTGCAACGCAGACACAAGGGGCAATTGTGATTGTCAGTTCGCCTCACAGTTGGCGGCCCATCCCCGGTGCGATGGCTTACAACATGTCTAAGGCAGCGATCGATCAGATGGCCAGGACCGCCGCGACCGAACTCTGCAGCAAGCGAATTCGAGTCAACACGATGCATCCCGGATGGATTGATACTCCTGGCGAACGCAAATTCTTCAGTGAAGAAAAGCTCGCCGAGAAAGGGGCAGAACTTCCTTGGGGACGACTCGGAAAACCAGAAGAGATCGCGCGAGGCGTTGTCTTCATGTGTGATCCGGCCAGCGACTACATGACTGGGAGTTCAATGCTGATTGACGGTGGAATCGAGTTGCCGGTCGAAGAAATGCATCGACTTGAAATGCCAGAGAACGTCAGCTGA
- a CDS encoding sulfatase, with protein sequence MRIPQLLLLLIASAIGSWSNAEEPRSMNVLMIAIDDLNDYPSLMQNYPGVKTPNFDAFAKTALHFTRAYCPGTMCNPSRSAILSGVAPYRSGIYQNGQLWQDSALLNSVKTMPQVFRDSGYHTMGSGKLYHSKPTDKQWVAQWDDDEGGSGKFAPNVKPNPIPDSVEKPPLFNYGAVDQSEVSDFQLLDFARKRLAASYDKPFFMAHGIRYPHNPWVVPQRFLDLYPDSELTFPPPGYKADDLDDVPAVARDYAANPVDREALERAGHWKPVVRHYLASVSAADEVFGEVINALDASPYADNTIVVVWADHGFHLGEKDHFAKYALWEQTTNVLFMVRVPGMTSGGSTCERTVLLQDLYPTLVDLCQLKDPGHRLDGRSLLPLLKSPEAEWPYPAITTHMRGDHAVRSEDFRFIRYHNGSQELYDEAVDPNEWTNLAEKPEFKTVIEELEASLPKENAEPPPSSKKQKRKQTRKQLNQ encoded by the coding sequence ATGCGGATACCACAACTGCTCCTGCTTCTAATCGCATCTGCAATCGGTAGCTGGAGCAATGCTGAAGAGCCGCGTTCCATGAACGTGTTGATGATCGCCATTGACGATCTCAATGACTATCCATCTTTGATGCAGAATTACCCGGGTGTGAAAACGCCTAACTTCGACGCCTTCGCCAAAACCGCATTGCACTTCACCCGAGCTTATTGCCCCGGGACAATGTGCAATCCATCCCGTTCAGCAATTTTGAGTGGCGTCGCCCCATACCGATCGGGCATCTACCAGAACGGTCAACTGTGGCAGGACTCAGCGCTCCTGAATTCGGTAAAGACAATGCCGCAAGTCTTCCGTGACTCGGGTTACCACACAATGGGTTCGGGAAAGCTCTATCACAGCAAGCCGACGGACAAACAATGGGTAGCGCAGTGGGACGACGACGAAGGAGGCAGCGGGAAGTTCGCTCCGAATGTCAAACCGAATCCGATTCCAGATTCAGTCGAGAAACCTCCGCTCTTCAATTACGGCGCTGTTGATCAGTCCGAAGTCAGTGATTTTCAGCTTCTGGATTTCGCCCGCAAGCGCCTTGCAGCATCTTATGACAAACCTTTCTTCATGGCACACGGGATTCGTTATCCCCACAATCCATGGGTGGTGCCGCAGCGATTTCTCGATCTCTATCCCGATTCTGAACTGACGTTTCCGCCGCCTGGCTACAAGGCAGATGATCTTGACGACGTCCCTGCTGTTGCCCGTGATTACGCCGCGAATCCAGTTGACCGCGAAGCACTGGAAAGGGCAGGGCATTGGAAGCCAGTCGTTCGTCACTACCTCGCATCCGTTTCTGCTGCGGATGAAGTTTTCGGCGAAGTGATCAATGCATTGGACGCGAGCCCGTATGCCGACAACACCATCGTTGTCGTTTGGGCCGATCATGGTTTTCACTTGGGCGAAAAAGACCACTTCGCCAAGTACGCTCTTTGGGAACAAACAACCAACGTCTTGTTCATGGTACGAGTTCCCGGAATGACATCCGGCGGATCAACATGTGAACGGACGGTATTGCTTCAAGATCTCTATCCAACACTCGTCGATCTCTGTCAATTAAAAGATCCCGGCCATCGACTTGACGGTCGCAGTCTTCTCCCACTGCTTAAGTCGCCAGAGGCTGAGTGGCCTTATCCCGCGATCACGACTCACATGCGAGGTGACCACGCAGTCCGAAGCGAAGACTTCCGCTTCATCCGATACCATAATGGTTCGCAAGAGTTGTATGACGAAGCAGTAGACCCGAACGAGTGGACCAATCTCGCCGAGAAACCTGAGTTCAAAACCGTCATCGAAGAATTGGAGGCAAGTTTGCCCAAAGAAAACGCGGAGCCTCCACCTTCGAGCAAAAAGCAAAAGCGGAAACAGACCCGGAAGCAACTCAATCAGTAG